GTTGAAACTACCCGCTCGATCTAATGACCATTGGTTTTTGTCATCTCGATCTGTATTTGCCCGAATGCGCCTCGCTGAAACAGAAACGCAGCGTGCTCAAGAGCATCACGGCGCGCACGCGCAACAAATTCAATGTATCTGTTTCTGAACTGGGCGATAATGACCGCTGGCAAAGAGCACAATTAGGTGTTGCAACAGTTGCCAACGACTCGCGGTATGCCAATCAGATATTGTCAAAGGTAGTCAATTTCATCGAGCGAGAAGATCGCCTTATTGTGGTAGATTATTCGTTGGAGTTGCTCTGATATGCCATCTT
The nucleotide sequence above comes from Gemmatimonadota bacterium. Encoded proteins:
- a CDS encoding DUF503 domain-containing protein, with protein sequence MTIGFCHLDLYLPECASLKQKRSVLKSITARTRNKFNVSVSELGDNDRWQRAQLGVATVANDSRYANQILSKVVNFIEREDRLIVVDYSLELL